A region from the Lolium perenne isolate Kyuss_39 chromosome 4, Kyuss_2.0, whole genome shotgun sequence genome encodes:
- the LOC127295607 gene encoding ATP-dependent Clp protease proteolytic subunit 5, chloroplastic — protein sequence MATTAAASSSSLTAPLLGPNPSPNPAPRSLPLPRNRRCARSVAAAAGAGGGGFGMHGAAQRRGIWSIRDDLLMPRSPYFPVEAAGERGPSPMVMERFQSVVSQLFQHRIIRCGGPVEDDMANVIVAQLLYLDAMDPNKDIIMYVNSPGGSVTAGMAIFDTMKHIRPDVATVCIGLAASMGAFLLSGGTKGKRYSLPNSRIMIHQPLGGAQGQETDLEIQANEMLHHKANLNGYLSYHTGQPLDKINVDTDRDFFMSAKEAKEYGLIDGVITNPLKALQPLPASS from the exons atggccaccaccgccgccgcctcctcctcctccctcaccGCCCCTCTTCTCGGCCCCAACCCCAGCCCGAACCCGGCCCCCAGATCCCTCCCGCTCCCCAG GAACCGGAGGTGCGCTCGGTCCGTGGCCGCCGCtgccggtgccggcggcggcgggttcGGAATGCACGGGGCTGCGCAGAGGCGCGGGATTTGGTCGATCAG GGATGACTTGCTGATGCCGAGGTCGCCCTACTTCCCCGTGGAGGCCGCCGGGGAGCGCGGGCCCTCGCCCATGGTGATGGAGCGGTTCCAGAGCGTCGTCAGCCAGCTCTTCCAGCAT AGGATTATCCGGTGCGGCGGTCCTGTGGAGGACGACATGGCCAATGTTATCGTTGCGCAGCTGCTGTACCTGGATGCCATGGATCCCAACAAG gatatcattatgtatgtgaaCTCTCCAGGAGGATCAGTGACAGCTG GGATGGCCATATTTGATACAATGAAGCATATCAGGCCTGATGTTGCCACAGTTTGTATTGGACTTGCTGCAAG TATGGGTGCTTTTCTACTTAGCGGTGGAACAAAAG GGAAGAGATACAGCTTACCTAACTCAAGAATAATGATCCATCAACCTCTTGGAGGAGCCCAAGGCCAAGAGACTGACCTTGAGATCCAG GCCAATGAGATGCTGCACCACAAGGCCAACTTGAACGGGTACCTATCGTACCACACCGGACAGCCCCTGGATAAGATCAACGTAGATACTGACCGTGATTTCTTCATGAGCGCGAAAGAGGCAAAGGAGTATGGCCTTATTGATGGAGTAATCACAAACCCTCTTAAAGCGCTTCAGCCACTTCCAGCTTCCAGTTAG